In Candidatus Schekmanbacteria bacterium RIFCSPLOWO2_02_FULL_38_14, a single genomic region encodes these proteins:
- a CDS encoding cobalt ABC transporter ATP-binding protein encodes MQNIISLQNISFKYKNSDKKALDNISLDVEKGKLYVIMGPSRAGKSTLCLALNGLVPKLIKGEFQGNVLLSGKNVSEHQVNELTPVIGQVFQDFESQLFSTNVELEVAFGPENLGFSREDIRRRIDNSLNLVGLSAFNHRQPSTLSGGEKQRLAIASVLSIEPEVLCLDEPTTDLDPEGKENVFKICRDLKKDSNRTMIIVEHETEEVLYADFIILMNNGKILAHNSPENIFKNIPFLKNIGIMPPQLVELFQELGIDEFPINKNHAIESIKKRNFKLSETKYKELIEKDKKQSASYGDVVIKTDSLHHKYLNDEEVLRGINLSIRAGEFVSIIGHNGGGKTTLAKHFNGLLLPSKGDICIKGKSTKGASLKELSQLVGFVFQNPDHQIFAQTVYEEVSFTPKLLGLTESEIDKRVKDSLESVGLSKFVSEDPFSLTKGDRQKLAVASVLSSKPEIIILDEPTTGLDYKELLSMMNLLKGLNSIGHTIIIITHSIHIVASYSHRVIVMDRGKILLDGTTREVFQKEDELAKAHIKLPSLTSLGNSLGYTLLSIDEFKDIMVKQ; translated from the coding sequence ATGCAGAACATCATCTCTCTTCAGAACATATCCTTCAAATATAAAAATAGTGATAAAAAAGCTCTTGATAACATCAGCCTTGATGTAGAAAAAGGAAAACTATATGTCATCATGGGTCCAAGCCGCGCCGGCAAATCAACTCTGTGCCTTGCTCTGAACGGACTTGTCCCAAAATTGATAAAAGGTGAATTTCAGGGCAATGTTCTGTTGTCAGGTAAAAATGTCAGTGAACATCAGGTCAATGAACTTACCCCTGTAATTGGGCAGGTATTTCAGGATTTTGAATCCCAGCTTTTTTCAACAAATGTAGAACTTGAAGTCGCTTTTGGTCCTGAAAATTTAGGTTTCAGCAGGGAAGATATAAGAAGACGGATTGATAATTCCCTGAACCTCGTTGGACTTTCAGCCTTTAACCACCGCCAGCCCTCCACTCTTTCCGGAGGTGAGAAACAGCGCCTTGCAATTGCTTCAGTGCTCTCGATTGAGCCTGAAGTACTATGTCTTGACGAACCAACAACAGACCTTGACCCTGAAGGAAAAGAGAATGTTTTTAAAATCTGCCGCGACCTCAAAAAAGACAGCAACAGGACAATGATAATTGTTGAACACGAAACAGAAGAAGTGCTTTATGCTGATTTCATAATACTGATGAATAACGGAAAGATATTAGCTCATAATTCCCCTGAAAATATTTTCAAGAATATTCCCTTTTTGAAAAACATAGGTATCATGCCTCCTCAGCTTGTGGAATTGTTTCAGGAACTTGGGATAGACGAGTTTCCAATAAATAAAAATCATGCCATCGAATCAATAAAGAAAAGGAATTTTAAACTTTCTGAAACAAAATACAAAGAGCTTATTGAGAAGGATAAAAAACAATCCGCTTCCTACGGTGATGTAGTTATAAAAACCGACTCACTGCACCATAAATATCTCAATGATGAGGAAGTGCTCAGAGGAATAAACCTTTCCATAAGAGCCGGTGAGTTTGTAAGCATAATTGGCCACAACGGCGGGGGGAAAACAACCCTTGCAAAACATTTTAACGGCTTGCTTCTCCCATCAAAAGGTGACATCTGTATAAAAGGCAAAAGCACAAAAGGTGCAAGTTTAAAGGAACTGAGCCAGCTTGTCGGATTTGTTTTTCAAAATCCTGACCACCAGATATTTGCTCAAACTGTTTATGAAGAAGTTTCCTTTACCCCAAAGCTTCTTGGTTTAACTGAGAGTGAAATTGATAAAAGGGTTAAAGACTCTCTTGAATCCGTAGGCCTCTCAAAGTTTGTCAGCGAAGACCCCTTCTCTCTTACAAAGGGAGACAGACAGAAGCTTGCAGTAGCATCAGTTCTTTCATCAAAACCTGAAATAATTATCCTTGATGAACCAACTACCGGCCTTGACTACAAAGAGCTATTAAGCATGATGAATCTTTTGAAAGGCCTGAACTCAATAGGGCACACAATCATAATAATAACCCATTCAATACATATTGTTGCCTCATATTCCCACAGGGTTATTGTAATGGACAGAGGAAAAATACTTCTTGATGGAACAACAAGGGAGGTTTTTCAAAAAGAAGATGAGCTTGCAAAAGCGCACATAAAACTTCCCAGCCTTACTTCGCTTGGAAACAGTCTTGGCTACACACTGCTCTCGATTGATGAATTTAAAGATATAATGGTGAAGCAATGA
- a CDS encoding redox-regulated ATPase YchF, which translates to MIIGIVGLPNCGKTALFNAITRGDAEVASYAQTMAEPNVGVAFVPDKRIDRLCEVFKPQKTTYASVKYIDMPGLQKGSLSEGTKITEFLARAREVDALVHVVRVFEDASVQNPAGSIDPLRDAKDLELEFILSDLSIIEKRLERIEADLKKGIERQKREIEKQLLSGFKEILEKETPMRNINVKPEDEKLIRGYQFLTLKPMVVVLNIHENHINSDETEKLSAHIRKNFSGEMDRTVAVCAKTEMEISQLPVEESQMFMDELGIKESAMSKLINACYDILGLISFLTVGEDEVRAWTIKKGSNACNAGGVIHSDIERGFIKAEVISYEDFMEAGSISNARSKGTFRLESRNYVVSDGDIINFKFNV; encoded by the coding sequence GTGATAATTGGAATTGTGGGACTTCCAAATTGTGGGAAGACTGCTCTGTTTAATGCCATAACACGAGGGGATGCAGAGGTTGCCTCTTATGCCCAGACAATGGCTGAGCCCAATGTTGGTGTTGCCTTTGTGCCTGATAAGAGGATTGACAGGTTATGCGAGGTTTTCAAACCGCAGAAGACAACCTACGCCTCTGTGAAATATATTGATATGCCCGGACTTCAAAAGGGAAGCCTTTCAGAAGGGACAAAAATAACAGAATTCCTTGCAAGGGCAAGGGAGGTTGATGCGCTTGTTCATGTTGTCAGGGTATTTGAGGATGCTTCTGTGCAGAATCCTGCTGGTTCTATTGACCCGTTAAGAGACGCCAAGGACCTTGAACTGGAATTTATTTTAAGCGACCTCTCAATAATTGAAAAACGGCTTGAAAGGATAGAGGCTGACCTTAAAAAAGGAATAGAAAGGCAGAAAAGGGAGATTGAAAAACAATTGTTGAGCGGTTTTAAAGAGATTCTTGAAAAAGAAACCCCGATGAGAAATATTAATGTAAAGCCTGAGGATGAAAAGTTAATCCGCGGATACCAGTTCCTGACATTAAAGCCAATGGTGGTTGTTCTGAATATCCACGAAAATCATATTAATTCTGATGAGACTGAAAAATTGTCAGCTCATATAAGAAAGAATTTTTCAGGAGAAATGGACAGGACTGTTGCTGTATGCGCAAAGACAGAGATGGAGATTAGCCAGCTTCCGGTTGAGGAGTCACAAATGTTTATGGACGAGCTTGGAATCAAAGAATCTGCAATGAGCAAACTGATTAATGCCTGTTATGACATTCTTGGGCTTATTTCTTTTCTTACTGTTGGCGAGGATGAAGTTAGGGCGTGGACAATAAAGAAAGGGTCTAATGCCTGCAATGCAGGCGGTGTGATACACTCGGATATAGAGCGTGGATTTATAAAGGCTGAAGTAATTTCATATGAGGATTTTATGGAAGCCGGTTCAATATCAAATGCCAGAAGCAAAGGCACCTTCAGGCTTGAGAGCAGGAATTATGTTGTCAGTGATGGGGATATAATAAATTTTAAGTTTAATGTGTAG
- a CDS encoding 4-hydroxy-3-methylbut-2-enyl diphosphate reductase, which yields MPVIKAKYYGFCEGVKLAIEKTNEALRGNKKKIFVIGPLIHNPQVIEKLSKQGLITVEDINKIDKDGILIVRSHGLPEPKIKKAIEMGIQIIDSTCYKVKNLHKLSKQLVKDGYQLVLIGDHDHAEVKAIKESINDNVVVISSPDEVDKTKFKRKVGIVVQTTQSENNFYKIVNRVLKQVEELRVFNTICKASILRQNAAYELSKNVELMIVIGGKESANTKRLAGICKENTQTHHIETKEELKDSWFKGKKNIGITAGASTPDWIIEEVQKRVEEIMARRLLFHSSQSKFPHS from the coding sequence ATGCCTGTCATAAAAGCGAAATATTATGGGTTTTGCGAAGGGGTTAAGCTGGCAATAGAGAAAACCAATGAAGCCCTTCGCGGAAACAAAAAGAAAATATTTGTAATAGGTCCCCTGATTCACAACCCTCAGGTCATAGAAAAACTCAGCAAGCAGGGTTTGATAACTGTTGAGGACATAAACAAGATTGACAAAGACGGAATCCTGATTGTCCGCTCCCATGGTCTTCCTGAGCCAAAAATAAAAAAAGCAATTGAAATGGGAATACAGATTATTGATTCTACATGTTACAAAGTAAAAAACCTCCACAAACTTTCCAAGCAACTTGTCAAAGATGGCTATCAGCTCGTATTAATCGGAGACCATGACCACGCAGAGGTTAAGGCAATAAAGGAAAGCATAAATGATAATGTTGTTGTCATTTCATCACCTGATGAAGTTGATAAAACAAAGTTTAAAAGGAAAGTAGGGATTGTTGTCCAGACAACTCAGAGTGAAAATAATTTTTATAAAATCGTAAACAGGGTTTTAAAGCAGGTTGAAGAACTGAGAGTCTTCAACACCATCTGCAAGGCAAGCATTTTACGCCAGAATGCCGCTTATGAACTCAGCAAGAATGTTGAGCTGATGATTGTGATTGGCGGAAAGGAAAGCGCCAACACAAAAAGGCTTGCTGGAATCTGCAAAGAGAATACCCAAACCCACCACATAGAAACAAAGGAAGAATTAAAAGATTCATGGTTCAAAGGAAAGAAAAATATTGGAATCACAGCAGGAGCCTCAACTCCTGACTGGATAATTGAGGAAGTTCAGAAAAGGGTTGAAGAGATTATGGCGCGTCGCCTGCTGTTTCATTCTTCTCAAAGTAAATTCCCTCATAGTTAA
- a CDS encoding cobalt ABC transporter permease yields MNLYLYLDRKSLIHSLDPRTKIFLLLVTFVIGLLYQHPLYSFSVLLLVLLHGIISKTLLNLRTVWKLILIISLLTIPIWSFTAKGKTNLFWKVSSESLLYGISSAIEISLMIIAGIIFLLTTKNEDIALGLIKIGIPYRMSFAFSTALRLVPMLAGTGATVIQAQRSRGLDLDEGNIFERIKKYIPLLVPIFLSTIRNTNLLAQALESKGFGYKGKRTFYMMTEFRTADYLISVFLILVLVAAIYLKVKGYGKIDGLKL; encoded by the coding sequence ATGAACCTCTATCTCTATCTGGACAGAAAATCTTTAATTCACAGCCTTGACCCCAGAACAAAGATTTTTCTACTTCTTGTAACATTTGTAATAGGATTGCTCTATCAGCACCCATTATATTCCTTTTCAGTTCTCCTTTTAGTCCTTCTTCACGGAATCATCTCAAAAACACTTCTTAATCTCAGAACAGTCTGGAAATTAATCTTAATTATCAGCCTCCTGACTATCCCCATCTGGTCATTTACAGCAAAAGGGAAAACCAATCTCTTCTGGAAAGTTTCTTCTGAATCCCTTCTCTACGGAATCTCATCAGCAATCGAAATATCGCTCATGATAATTGCGGGGATAATTTTTCTTTTAACAACTAAAAATGAAGATATAGCCCTTGGGCTAATTAAAATAGGAATCCCATATAGGATGAGTTTTGCCTTCTCGACTGCGCTCCGTCTTGTCCCTATGCTTGCAGGCACAGGCGCTACAGTAATACAGGCACAGCGTTCAAGAGGACTGGATCTTGATGAAGGAAATATTTTTGAAAGAATTAAAAAATATATCCCCCTGCTTGTTCCGATATTTCTTTCAACAATCAGAAACACAAACCTGCTTGCACAGGCGCTTGAATCAAAGGGATTTGGATACAAAGGAAAAAGAACTTTTTATATGATGACGGAGTTCAGGACTGCAGATTATCTTATATCTGTTTTTTTAATTTTGGTTCTGGTTGCAGCTATTTATCTGAAGGTCAAGGGATACGGAAAGATTGACGGTTTGAAATTGTGA